A single region of the Corticium candelabrum chromosome 15, ooCorCand1.1, whole genome shotgun sequence genome encodes:
- the LOC134190949 gene encoding ankyrin-1-like — MEKELCEAVRRGDIHSVTRLLDTKVDINKRYGVFGKTLLIQACENNQKEIVEFLLTKSADVNGTDSSGGWTPLITAAIKGWYDIIDILLKTKDINVMKRDDHLGMTAIHWAAQNNHVTIVERLVSCSVPVDINDNFGFTPLWWATCYGHVCCVDVLLKLGASPQHECKDGVSPLKAAKLCGHSYVVEMMEEAIRLRSHVYVERDVSIMRHQYEQTIAELQSEVEKMKEELRQSSLVHEIEVTTLRNEIQQKEKEIRRLRMSAADRVGERQGAPEAWLLMQPPGDVIRAVVALAGDQWSDVGFELGYRTSELPTVTLSASLPSSKLNAILRRKADAVGTSNVVGIILSACRRIPLPICAATIRDEVVRHQERLKTQNGGQ; from the exons atggAAAAAGAATTGTGTGAAGCGGTGAGGAGGGGTGACATCCATTCGGTAACGCGTCTTTTGGATACcaaagttgatatcaataaacgTTATGGTGTGTTTGgg aAAACTCTTCTGATACAAGCGTGTGAGAATAATCAGAAGGAGATTGTTGAGTTTCTACTCACTAAATCAGCAGATGTTAATGGGACTGACAGCAGT ggTGGGTGGACACCTTTGATAACAGCAGCAATCAAGGGGTGGTACGACATCATTGATATTTTATTGAAGACCAAAGATATTAATGTGATGAAGAGAGATGATCAt TTGGGAATGACAGCCATCCATTGGGCTGCACAgaataatcacgtgaccattgtagagagacttgtgtcttgttctgttcctgttgatatcaatgataattTTGGTTTTACACCACTGTGGTGGGCTACCTGTTATGgtcatgtgtgttgtgttgacgtTCTCCTAAAACTTGGAGCGAGTCCCCAACATGAGTG TAAGGATGGAGTATCACCACTGAAGGCTGCCAAGCTATGTGGTCACAGTTATGTggttgagatgatggaagaagccataagat TGAGATCTCATGTCTATGTGGAGAGAGACGTGTCTATCATGAGACATCAATACGAACAGACG atTGCTGAACTGCAGAGTGAAGTGGAGAAGATGAAAGAAGAATTAAGACAATCATCCCTGGTCCACGAGATTGAAGTGACGACTTTGAGAAACGAAATCCAACAGAAAGAGAAGGAAATACGACGTCTCAGAATGTCAGCAGCTGATAGA GTTGGTGAACGTCAAGGGGCTCCTGAGGCTTGGTTGTTGATGCAGCCACCAG GAGACGTCATACGTGCTGTTGTTGCTCTGGCTGGTGATCAGTGGAGTGACGTTGGATTTGAGTTGGGATACAGAACGTCTGAACTCCCCACAGTGACATTGTCAGCTTCTTTACCTTCGAGCAAACTAAATGCGATACTGAGGAGAAAGGCTGATGCTGTCGGTACCAGCAATGTTGTTGGTATCATCTTGTCTGCTTGCCGGCGTATTCCCTTGCCAATTTGTGCTGCTACAATAAGAGATGAGGTGGTTAGACATCAAGAGAGACTGAAAACACAGAACGGTGGACAATAG
- the LOC134190843 gene encoding uncharacterized protein LOC134190843, protein MKLQLISLFILLCNNNVQSQSLQSYPIARDDYYEVEATGETKKVVMDATNITWTMQTDRLRLKLLQNDEVAYWQPRTCVQQAKAGQDSGSKRQTDYFEDVTDTVGFTHSYRNHLPSRPYCLFDFEIPVRNSSENVRLQGEFCVPEQLPGGVAIADYNMDGYPDIFFTVWDTRSKLYKNNGDKTFSDVTEETNVGPNRYASGAVWADFDADGDLDLYVTSVGNTRHFLYINQGGRFTEEAVERGCHGSQPDNRRLAGMTPNVGDYDRDGYPDLFITEWMILGTAKNSSTRLLHNLGATRPGYFEDVTYRAGVDMDELRRGNKAAAGTFTFCSSMTDFDEDGWPELVVTTDYGDSKMFWNNGDGTFVDCTENCNLGRRIDAMGHAIGDWNGDTHLDWFSTGIHQNSDRCVLIGCVFGSGGNVLFENKNGGYGRRWFEDATDIAGVREGWWGWGTTMFDMDNDKYLDFIMTNGYDSVSTTVDDVFAFTPMILWYNRGPEYNLSTVDIAGKVGINNTKGGRGLAKFDYDGDGDEDIVVVHNVGKPVLFENLAGNRNFWLRVRVVHRCPGLVYQLCDSLHARVQVASDGWTQTQEIGSGAHFMAQNEIEAHFGLGNRPGLVVVSVYWPSSDTFVNISGVATNQRLKVILPEIGDPYANTTTSFNQLDLCPELTITSINNVKGDKVTAAVNHGGDSVALTIDNLNEEQEITFDYSVKVEPPSLVQNRTATGSVTVEVKRYIIKKLAADCIRKFPSIPDRRFDGASNNQNNTHWGAVNENLQRDVPSRYADGVAKPNSQCTEKLRSQKKCPFPAEYAGEGSTRPSPRLISNKLFHQVDSKPSLRFLSDMFTQWGQFLAHDTDFSSPLPRFEFQVDRSDVWIPITVPKGDIHFDPYTKGNQHLPFIRSTYNRVCTGRNFGVPREQLNKITAYIDASNVYPSSSDIVVEVLRTLQDGKMKLQDNGIIPYNTFGLANDNPVGRPQSTLLIAGDTRSNVQPGLIALHSLFVREHNRQCDIYKAKHPNASDEQTFQAARKIVIAEMQAITFREMLPALLGRDVPPYQGYNPDVNPNIGNAFATAAFRYGHSQVNTHLWRFDKHWKVIPEGHLPLRDSYFAPERVINEGGIDPLLRGFVYQLAQEIDEKMVDDMRNVLFPIGRRDGLDLAAMNIQRGRDHGLPDYNRARDYLGFTPYKNFSELTDDPEIVKTLSEVYTSIDDMDLWVGGLLEKKKPGSSIGETFEKLLLTTFLRVRDGDRFWYEGYLSAEEQAMVHENLTLSKIIQYNTDFKDVPESVMFASQLCTGVRNHQCILKPEKPTCPTPTDTPSPAAATTKASSAETNKAVTDKSTTQAITTAATTTVTVTESPCCSERDTCNSKSANLSQLVDVLRRNQTTLKADVSQLDMDLHDEKMLRQANVTQLSQLQHQCTLTEKDRDYLSTLTTKQATNITTLSQQVSFLEQNVTLLTASVTASDETLRQTRAAAEQQANVCKSNVTLLLNEKMTLVGQVNDLEQSVDSLNQTVTNLTSEIKSCTDQLTQPTAPIAPTSHASTTQPPTTHARVTTSPSSAIPTTTDVGTTPPGTPCPTPDPAPLNQLKENNTRLQQQLSLEAGVVSGLKQQLLLEQTKLLGIVTKVNKLQTNVTFLNRRIQRCEVSRNQALQDLTICSCANTATSVPSTEHNQQVIISTMQRTIDRLTAEKSELNSNYQLMLTENQKAKQNISKLNEQITTLISGQKLQLESRPTDDGQSSYDWSDLLESTPGKIVVAVGGAFFLLFLVFFTVSICFCVKKRSGSKSARKYDVQMANMAFDYRNKGYMPDSDYPLD, encoded by the exons ATGAAGCTGCAACTGATCTCACTCTTTATCCTTCTATGCAACAACAACGTCCAGTCCCAATCCCTACAAAGCTATCCAATCGCTCGTGACGATTACTACGAGGTGGAGGCAACCGGAGAAACGAAGAAAGTGGTGATGGACGCAACAAACATCACTTGGacaatgcaaacagacagattgcgTCTGAAACTTTTGCAAAACGACGAGGTCGCCTACTGGCAACCCAGAACTTGCGTACAGCAGGCAAAAGCAGGACAGGATTCTGGCtcaaagagacagacggatTACTTCGAGGACGTCACCGATACTGTAGGATTTACGCACAGCTATCGCAATCATTTACCCTCTCGGCCATATTGTCTGTTCGATTTCGAAATTCCGGTTCGAAATTCGTCGGAAAACGTACGTTTGCAAGGAGAGTTCTGCGTGCCTGAGCAGCTGCCGGGCGGCGTGGCCATCGCAGACTACAACATGGATGGTTATCCGGACATTTTCTTTACCGTTTGGGACACAAGAAGCAAACTTTACAAAAACAACG GTGATAAGACCTTTTCTGACGTGACTGAGGAAACGAATGTGGGTCCTAACAGGTATGCTAGTGGTGCAGTGTGGGCCGACTTTGATGCAGATGGGGATCTGGATTTGTATGTGACGTCAGTAGGAAATACCAGACACTTCCTTTACATCAATCAG GGAGGTCGATTTACTGAAGAGGCTGTTGAGAGAGGCTGCCATGGCAGTCAGCCTGATAACCGACGGTTGGCGGGAATGACACCAAACGTGGGAGATTATGATCGAGACGGATACCCGGACCTTTTCATAACAGAATGGATGATACTAGGCACTGCAAAG AACTCATCAACAAGACTTTTACACAATCTGGGAGCCACACGGCCAGG GTATTTCGAGGATGTGACGTATCGTGCAGGCGTGGATATGGACGAGTTGAGGAGAGGCAATAAAGCTGCCGCTGGAACGTTCACATTTTGCTCATCAATGACT GACTTTGATGAAGATGGATGGCCGGAGTTGGTGGTCACTACCGACTATGGAGATTCAAAGATGTTCTGGAACAACGGAGATGGCACGTTTGTTGACTGCACTGAGAATTGCAATCTTGGGCGAAGAATA GATGCAATGGGTCATGCTATCGGAGACTGGAACGGTGACACTCACTTGGATTGGTTCTCCACTGGCATTCATCAAAATTCTGATCGCTGTGTCCTTATCGGCTGCGTGTTCGGCAGCGGTGGCAACGTTttgtttgaaaataaaaacGGAGGCTACGGACGTCGTTGGTTCGAAGATGCCACAGACATTGCTGGTGTGAGAGAAGGCTGGTGGGGCTGGGGAACGACCATGTTTGATATGGACAATGACAAATATCTTGATTTTATTATGACAAATG GATACGATTCGGTATCAACGACTGTGGATGATGTTTTTGCATTCACTCCGATGATATTGTGGTACAATAGGGGACCGGAATACAATCTGTCAACTGTTGAT ATTGCTGGGAAAGTTGgtatcaacaacacaaaaggAGGAAGAGGCTTGGCAAAGTTTGATTATGATG GTGATGGTGATGAGGATATTGTGGTGGTGCACAACGTTGGCAAGCCGGTTCTCTTTGAAAATCTGGCAGGAAATCGTAATTTCTGGCTTCGAGTGCGAGTTGTGCATCG ttgtcCGGGTCTTGTCTATCAATTGTGTGACAGTCTGCACGCTCGTGTTCAAGTTGCCTCTGACGGTTGGACTCAG ACTCAGGAGATCGGTTCAGGCGCACATTTTATGGCTCAGAATGAGATTGAGGCTCATTTTGGTCTTGGAAATCGACCAGGTttggttgttgtgtctgtgtattgGCCGTCGTCAGATACATTTGTCAACATATCTGGAGTGGCAACAAATCAGAGGCTGAAAGTCATCTTACCGGAAATTGG TGACCCATACgccaacacaacaacatcattcaACCAACTCGATCTTTGCCCAGAGTTAACAATCACGTCAATCAACAATGTG aAAGGAGACAAGGTCACGGCTGCCGTCAATCACGGTGGTGATTCTGTTGCTCTTACTATTGATAATCTCAACGAAGAGCAGGAAATCACATTTGACTACAGTGTTAAGGTGGAACCGCCGTCACTCGTGCAGAACAGAACTGCAACAGGATCTGTAACCGTGGAGGTGAAACGATATATTATCAAGAAACTTGCGGCTGACTGTATCAGGAAATTTCCGTCAATTCCTGACAG ACGATTTGATGGCGCTTCAAACAAccaaaacaacacacactgGGGGGCAGTAAATGAAAATCTGCAACGAGACGTGCCATCACGTTATGCAGATGGAGTTGCAAAACCAAACAGCCAATGCACAGAAAAACTGAGATCACAAAAGAAATGTCCGTTTCCGGCTGAATATGCAGGAGAGGGAAGCACACGACCTTCTCCACGCCTCATCAGCAATAAACTTTTTCATCAA GTTGACAGCAAACCCTCATTACGTTTTCTTAGTGACATGTTTACACAATGGGGTCAGTTCTTGGCTCACGACACCGACTTCTCTAGTCCACTGCCACGGTTCGAGTTTCAAGTCGACAGAAGCGACGTATGGATTCCCATCACAGTACCAAAG GGTGATATCCACTTTGATCCTTATACTAAAGGAAATCAGCACTTGCCGTTTATAAGATCAACATACAATCG TGTCTGCACCGGTCGAAATTTTGGAGTGCCACGTGAACAGCTCAACAAGATCACAGCCTACATCGACGCTTCGAACGTCTACCCTTCATCTAGTGATATTGTGGTAGAGGTGCTGCGCACTCTTCAAGATGGAAAAATGAAATTGCAAGACAACGGCATCATTCCA TATAACACGTTTGGATTGGCAAATGACAATCCTGTGGGTCGGCCACAGTCGACGTTGTTGATTGCTGGTGACACTCGAAGTAACGTACAGCCGGGTCTTATAGCTCTGCACTCGCTGTTTGTGCGTGAGCACAATCGGCAATGTGACATCTATAAAGCCAAACATCCTAAT GCATCAGATGAACAGACTTTTCAAGCTGCTAGAAAGATTGTTATTGCCGAAATGCAAGCCATTACGTTTAGAGAGATGCTGCCTGCTTTACTGGGTCGTGATGTTCCACCATATCAAGGATATAACCCAGATGTCAATCCAAACATTGGAAATGCTTTTGCTACGGCTGCATTCAG GTATGGACACAGTCAGGTAAACACTCATTTATGGAGATTTGACAAACATTGGAAAGTCATCCCAGAAGGTCATCTGCCACTCAGAGACTCGTACTTTGCTCCCGAAAGAGTTATCAATGAGGGTGGTATTGATCCACTATTACGAGGATTTGTTTACCAACTAGCACAAGAAATTGATGAAAAG ATGGTTGATGACATGCGCAATGTGCTGTTTCCTATTGGTCGTCGTGATGGTTTGGATCTTGCTGCTATGAACATTCAGAGAGGCAGAGATCACGGTCTGCCAGACTACAACCGAGCTCGAGATTATCTTGGATTTACAC CTTACAAGAACTTCAGTGAGTTGACAGACGATCCTGAAATAGTGAAGACATTGTCTGAAGTTTACACATCAATTGATGACATGGATTTGTGGGTTGGAGGTCTTCTAGAGAAGAAGAAACCTGGAAGTTCAATCGGAGAGACATTTGAGAA GCTTTTGCTGACAACATTCTTGCGTGTACGAGATGGGGATCGTTTCTGGTATGAAGGATATCTGAGTGCTGAG GAGCAAGCGATGGTACACGAGAATCTGACTCTTTCCAAAATCATTCAATACAACACAGACTTCAAGGATGTACCAGAAAGTGTTATGTTTGCATCACAGCTCTGTACTGGTGTTCGTAACCATCAGTGTATTCTCAAACCAGAGAAGCCAACTTGCCCTACTCCAACAGACACACCATCACCTGCTGCTGCAACCACAAAAGCATCAAGTGCTGAGACAAACAAAGCAGtaacagacaaatcaacaactcAGGCTATTACAACTGCAGCCacaacaacagtcactgtGACCGAGTCGCCATGCTGTTCTGAGAGAGACACCTGCAATTCGAAGAGTGCAAATCTCAGTCAATTGGTTGATGTATTGAGAAGAAATCAGACAACACTGAAGGCTGATGTTAGCCAATTAGACATGGATCTCCATGATGAAAAA ATGTTACGTCAAGCTAATGTTACTCAACTCAGTCAACTACAACATCAGTGTACTCTAACTGAGAAAGACCGAGACTATCTCTCAACACTAACAACCAAACAAGCTACAAACATTACTACTTTATCACAACAAGTCTCATTTCTGGAACAAAATGTCACTTTACTCACTGCATCTGTTACTGCATCAGACGAGACTTTGAGGCAAACACGAGCAGCAGCAGAGCAGCAA GCTAATGTTTGTAAGTCTAACGTCACTTTACTTTTAAATGAAAAGATGACACTCGTTGGTCAAGTGAATGATCTGGAACAATCG GTCGACTCTCTCAACCAAACTGTCACAAACCTCACCAGTGAAATAAAAAGTTGTACAGACCAACTCACACAACCCACAGCTCCCATTGCTCCAACTTCACATGCTTCAACAACTCAACCTCCCACCACACATGCACGAGTCACAACATCACCATCTTCAGCaataccaacaacaacagatgttGGAACCACACCACCTGGCACGCCGTGTCCCACTCCAGATCCTGCACCACTTAATCAACTAAAGGAAAACAACACACGATTACAGCAACAGTTGTCGCTTGAGGCAGGCGTGGTGTCTGGCTTGAAACAGCAACTTTTACTGGAGCAAACCAAATTGCTTGGCATCGTCACCAAAGTCAACAAACTTCAAACAAATGTGACTTTTCTTAATCGACGAATACAACGATGTGAAGTATCAAGAAACCAAGCTTTACAAGATCTAACAATCTGCTCGTGTGCAAACACGGCAACCAGTGTGCCCTCGACCGAACACAATCAACAAGTTATTATATCCACCATGCAACGAACGATCGACCGACTGACAGCAGAAAAGAGTGAACTAAACTCCAACTATCAACTCATGCTGACAGAGAATCAGAAGGCAAAGCAAAACATCAGCAAACTGAATGAACAAATCACAACATTAATATCGGGTCAAAAGCTACAGTTGGAATCTCGACCTACAGACGACGGCCAGTCATCGTACGATTGGTCGGACCTTCTGGAATCGACTCCAGGAaagattgttgttgctgtcggTGGTGCATTCTTTTTGCTCTTTCTCGTTTTCTTCACTGTGAGCATCTGCTTTTGTGTAAAGAAGCGTAGTGGCAGCAAGTCGGCGAGGAAGTACGACGTGCAGATGGCAAACATGGCATTTGATTACAGAAATAAGGGATATATGCCAGACAGCGATTATCCtctcgattaa
- the LOC134190518 gene encoding sphingosine-1-phosphate lyase 1-like, which translates to MTDILQILNDLLLRSLTQYAERLRLFANSSLSGLEPWQILAYGVGLTLLFAGVYDLLFNWPVPLTTRVRAAFFTFVRRLPIIGALIQAQLEKTVMTVKRTIVSRDKSQVYRTELPKGGMSRDELMREIETMEKLLQPVHNNWKAGRVSGAVYHGGNELTEMLTEIYGRCAWANPLHPDVFPHVRKMEAEVVQMCVKLFNGGEDGCGSMTSGGTESILMACLSYRQEGYARGVRYPEIVAPVSCHAAFEKAAHYFQMKLVHIPVDSETRKCDVRAMARAINKNTVVVVASAPHFPHGIIDPVEEIAKLAMKHNVGCHVDCCLGGFLLPFMEDAGFPVAPFDFRVPGVTSISCDTHKYGFAPKGSSVVLYHSRELRARQFFVSTDWQGGIYATPTLAGSRAGSVIAGCWATLMLMGKSGYVDATRKIISTAKKIEEAVRKIDGVYVLGEPQMSVIAIGSNDFDIYRLAGALTQRGWNLNSLQFPPSVHICCTLPHTKEGVAELLISDIQECVAEIMKHPAEKSTGSAAIYGLAQSIPDRNLVKDIALAFLDACLIADPEDASKSDNHD; encoded by the coding sequence ATGACGGACATTCTGCAGATTCTCAATGACCTGCTGCTTCGCTCTCTCACTCAATACGCTGAAAGGCTTCGTCTCTTTGCAAACTCCTCTCTTTCAGGTTTGGAGCCATGGCAAATTCTCGCCTACGGCGTCGGCCTAACTCTCCTTTTCGCTGGCGTTTACGATTTGCTTTTTAATTGGCCGGTACCGTTGACGACGAGGGTCAGAGCCGCGTTTTTCACTTTCGTTCGACGTCTTCCGATTATTGGAGCTCTCATTCAGGCGCAACTCGAGAAAACGGTGATGACAGTGAAGCGCACgattgtgtcacgtgacaaaagtCAAGTCTACCGGACGGAATTACCGAAAGGCGGAATGTCGCGCGACGAATTGATGCGCGAAATCGAGACGATGGAGAAACTGTTGCAGCCGGTTCACAATAATTGGAAGGCCGGGCGCGTGTCTGGCGCCGTTTACCACGGCGGCAACGAGTTGACTGAAATGTTGACTGAAATCTATGGCCGCTGCGCATGGGCGAATCCCTTACACCCGGATGTGTTCCCACACGTGAGAAAGATGGAGGCGGAAGTCGTCCAGATGTGTGTCAAATTGTTCAACGGTGGAGAAGATGGGTGTGGCTCGATGACTTCAGGTGGGACGGAGAGCATTTTGATGGCATGTTTGAGTTACAGGCAGGAGGGATACGCACGGGGCGTTCGATATCCGGAGATAGTTGCCCCGGTTTCGTGTCACGCTGCATTCGAAAAGGCGGCGCATTATTTCCAGATGAAGCTCGTTCACATTCCGGTCGATTCAGAGACGAGAAAGTGTGACGTACGAGCCATGGCTCGTGCCATCAACAAGAACACGGTCGTTGTAGTCGCATCGGCTCCTCATTTCCCACATGGTATTATCGACCCGGTGGAAGAAATCGCCAAACTTGCGATGAAACACAACGTCGGTTGTCACGTCGATTGTTGTCTCGGCGGTTTTCTTCTTCCTTTCATGGAGGATGCCGGTTTTCCAGTTGCTCCGTTTGATTTCCGCGTTCCCGGTGTTACCAGCATATCGTGCGATACACACAAATATGGATTTGCTCCTAAAGGCTcgtctgttgtgttgtatcaTTCGCGGGAGCTGCGAGCTCGTCAGTTCTTTGTGTCCACTGATTGGCAGGGTGGTATCTACGCGACACCGACGTTGGCAGGCAGTCGAGCAGGATCGGTTATTGCTGGTTGTTGGGCTACTCTCATGTTGATGGGCAAGTCTGGTTATGTCGATGCGACACGAAAAATCATTTCTACGGCGAAGAAGATTGAAGAAGCTGTTAGGAAGATCGATGGCGTTTATGTTCTCGGTGAACCACAAATGAGTGTCATTGCAATCGGATCAAATGATTTTGATATCTATCGCTTGGCTGGAGCTCTAACGCAACGTGGATGGAATCTCAACTCGTTGCAGTTTCCTCCGAGTGTTCATATCTGCTGCACGCTGCCACATACGAAGGAGGGCGTGGCAGAACTACTGATTTCCGACATTCAAGAATGTGTGGCTGAAATCATGAAACATCCCGCTGAGAAGTCAACAGGATCGGCAGCAATCTATGGTCTTGCACAGAGCATTCCGGATAGAAATCTCGTGAAGGACATTGCTTTAGCGTTCTTAGACGCCTGTCTTATTGCTGACCCCGAAGATGCCAGTAAATCAGACAATCACGATTGA